Below is a window of Mycobacterium dioxanotrophicus DNA.
AGGATGGCACACGTGTGCGGCGTCGGGCAATCGTTAAGACAGCAAATAAGGGATGGACATGCGGCCTTGCCCATTCGGGCGGAAGCCGGCGCCGCGCCAACCGTCGTCGGTGCTTCGCTCAGTTTGCGCGATGTCGACATGCATGCGCGTCGGCTCGGCGGCCCGGAGCCGGCCGGCTACCACGGCAATGTGGGAAATTATTTTGAATCCGCACAGAAATTTCTGGAAATGTGCTGCACAGAAGGTGTGTAGAGACCTACGGCCAAAATTCAGCAGATCGGGCCGATCTGCTGAAGCTGATGGTCGGCGTGAGGGGGACCCAGTTGGTGGTCCAGCCGTTATGCGACTTTCGGTTGGTGGGTCGCCGACCACTGTAGGGCAAACTCGGCAGGGGTGAGTTCGCCGTGGGCTGAGTGGGGCCGGTTGGCGTTGTAATCGCGGCGCCAGTCCTCGATGATCACCCGGGCTTCCAACAGAGAGTCGAAGCGCCACGAGTTGAGCAGTTCGTCGCGCAGTCGGCCGTTGAATGATTCGACGAAGGCGTTCTGCCACGGCGAGCCGGGATCGATGAAAAGTGATCGGGCACTGTTGAATCGGCACCAATCAGCCACCGCGTGCGCCACGAATTCGGGGCCGTTGTCGAAACGTACGTAGACCGGTGCGCCGTGCACCAGCGCGAGGCGGTCCAAGACCTCGACGACACCGTCGGCGTCGATGGATCGGGCGACCTCGATCGCCAGTGCTTCGCGGGTGAACTCGTCGATGACGTTGAGCATCTTGATGGTGCGCCCATCAGCAGTGGTGTCGAACTGAAAGTCCATCGCCCAGATCACGTTCGGGCGAATCGGCGACATCGCACCCACGGCGACACCGATGCCGGTCAACCGCTTCTTGCGGCGCCGTTGCGGCACCCGCAGGCCCTCCTCCCGCCAGAGCCGGCGGATGCGCTTGTTGTTGATCTTCCAGCCCGCTCGGCGGGCCATCTTGGCAGCCCGGCGCCATCCCCAGCGGGGCCGG
It encodes the following:
- a CDS encoding IS3 family transposase (programmed frameshift), with the protein product MASNKRRRHTPDQIIRKLAEGNKLLASGQELAEVCRHLEIAESTWHRWLAQYGGMKANDAKRLKELEAENARLKKLVANQALDIDMLKEIFVGKLLTPNRKRRAATMLRERFGVSQRRACTVVGLHRSTMRLTPSPIATEEAELRAWLRRFSIDRPRWGWRRAAKMARRAGWKINNKRIRRLWREEGLRVPQRRRKKRLTGIGVAVGAMSPIRPNVIWAMDFQFDTTADGRTIKMLNVIDEFTREALAIEVARSIDADGVVEVLDRLALVHGAPVYVRFDNGPEFVAHAVADWCRFNSARSLFIDPGSPWQNAFVESFNGRLRDELLNSWRFDSLLEARVIIEDWRRDYNANRPHSAHGELTPAEFALQWSATHQPKVA